One Setaria italica strain Yugu1 chromosome I, Setaria_italica_v2.0, whole genome shotgun sequence DNA window includes the following coding sequences:
- the LOC111257995 gene encoding protein YABBY 4-like, which produces MSSSSSSSSAAIPLDHLAPSPTEQHCYRATCTATAAKPSSPYVQCGGAAERARPTHLPDTVGVPCSSLFKTVTVRCGHCASMLSVNLHGLLLPPAAQVPSFLMNQASANVSAAATAAAAATCRPRRCRKRSRLCSRSPS; this is translated from the exons atgtcgtcctcgtcctcctcgtcgtcggccgccaTCCCGCTGGACCACCTCGCGCCGTCCCCCACCGAGCAGCACTGCTACCGTGCTACGTGCACTGCAACTGCTGCGAAACCATCCTCGCCGTACGTGCAGTgcggtggcgccgccgagcGCGCGCGCCCCACCCACCTACCCGACACC GTCGGCGTGCCGTGCAGCAGCCTGTTCAAGACGGTGACGGTGCGCTGCGGCCACTGCGCCAGCATGCTCTCCGTCAACCTCCACGGCCTCCtgctcccgcccgcggcgcaggTGCCGAGCTTCCTGATGAACCAGGCGAGCGCCAACGTGAGCGCCGCAGCAACAGCAGCTGCGGCAGCAACCTGCCGGCCGCGCCGATGCCGGAAGCGAAGCCGCCTGTGCAGCAGGAGCCCGAGCTGA